From Labeo rohita strain BAU-BD-2019 chromosome 18, IGBB_LRoh.1.0, whole genome shotgun sequence, the proteins below share one genomic window:
- the arpp19a gene encoding cAMP-regulated phosphoprotein 19a has translation MEDTKPEETNVEEQKDEENKICPEKLEEAKLKAKYPHLGNKPGGSDLLRKRLQKGPKYFDSGDYNMAKAKIKNKQLPAAQTEKAEITGDHIPTPQDLPQRKPSLVASKLAG, from the exons ATGGAGGACACGAAGCCCGAGGAGACGAATGTGGAGGAGCAGAAA gatgAGGAGAATAAGATCTGTCCAGAGAAACTGGAAGAAGCCAAACTGAAGGCCAAATACCCTCACTTGGGTAATAAACCCGGAGGATCCGATCTGCTCAGAAAAAGACTGCAGAAGGGG CCAAAGTACTTTGACTCGGGCGACTACAACATGGCGAAGGCCAAGATCAAGAATAAGCAGCTTCCAGCGGCACAGACGGAGAAGGCCGAGATCACGGGAGACCACATCCCCACCCCTCAGGACCTGCCGCAGAGGAAACCCTCTCTGGTGGCCAGCAAACTGGCTGGCTGA